In one window of Erwinia tasmaniensis Et1/99 DNA:
- a CDS encoding DMT family transporter, whose protein sequence is MNFLFPLLAVLIWSVNAIVSKLSAAAIDPAAISFYRWLVALLVLAPFALPGVWRHRQQIKQSWWKLLVLGLLGMVMYQSLAYYAAHSVSALFMGIVAALIPLLTVLLSVVVMRLAPTLGILLGSLLSFFGLVWLVSQGEPAKILTQGLGKGEIMMFVASLSYALYGVLTRRWAIPLPNWQSLWMQILFGVLLLTPNFLLATDVSLNAHNLPLVLFAAIPASIVAPFLWIQGVMRLGASSTSIYMNLVPIFTAVIAVSFLHETLHSYHFIGGGIALAGVILAQRLRTPLTGRKSSCTPGNKSSE, encoded by the coding sequence ATGAACTTCCTTTTTCCGCTACTGGCGGTGCTAATCTGGTCAGTCAACGCCATCGTCAGCAAGCTGTCCGCGGCGGCCATCGATCCCGCGGCCATCTCCTTTTATCGCTGGCTGGTGGCGCTGCTGGTATTAGCCCCTTTTGCCCTACCCGGCGTCTGGCGTCATCGCCAGCAGATCAAGCAATCATGGTGGAAACTGTTGGTGCTGGGACTGTTAGGCATGGTGATGTATCAGAGCCTGGCTTACTACGCTGCGCATAGCGTCAGCGCGCTGTTTATGGGGATTGTCGCCGCGCTGATCCCGCTGCTCACCGTACTGCTGAGCGTGGTGGTAATGCGCCTGGCGCCTACGCTGGGGATACTGCTCGGCAGCCTGCTGTCATTTTTCGGGCTGGTATGGCTGGTGAGCCAGGGAGAACCGGCAAAAATACTGACGCAGGGGCTGGGTAAAGGAGAAATCATGATGTTCGTGGCTTCCCTCTCCTATGCTCTGTATGGGGTGCTGACCCGGCGCTGGGCCATTCCGCTGCCCAACTGGCAGAGTCTGTGGATGCAGATCTTATTTGGCGTGCTGTTATTAACCCCGAATTTCCTGCTGGCAACGGATGTCTCGCTCAATGCTCATAACCTTCCGCTGGTGCTCTTTGCCGCTATTCCGGCGTCGATCGTTGCGCCCTTCCTGTGGATCCAGGGCGTGATGCGCCTCGGAGCAAGCAGCACCAGCATTTATATGAATCTGGTGCCCATTTTTACCGCCGTGATTGCGGTAAGCTTTCTGCATGAGACGCTGCACAGCTATCATTTTATCGGTGGGGGTATCGCCCTGGCGGGGGTCATTCTGGCGCAGCGACTGCGCACGCCATTGACTGGACGCAAGTCATCTTGTACGCCCGGCAATAAATCATCCGAATGA
- the flk gene encoding flagella biosynthesis regulator Flk — protein MQPISGPGAPLPGDRPAIDAHSGAVQPLTPAQRTTLERLIVKIMSLSSLKSAELWAGLRHEVGVKNDAGLQARHFPQAEQFLNLRLTQVQDSHATRQLQQQLSDLLPTGNNRQAVSDFIRQQFGHTVLSSLNPDQLRQVLTMLQNGQMAIPQPQQGHATDRTLLPAEHHALNQQISRLAAATGEQPVKLWASLLKVVNLHSGDPIPARLFPLLNQYLQASQTMTQHASTTLSQLTATLKQPLDSAEQRLLEDHSQQRFNAAPQTPLSAAQVQDLLNLLFSKRAERLLEQPVADSGLNPKPIVMPAWGALPAAVQPLAKRPVLAAFVTLVLLGLVLWMLL, from the coding sequence ATGCAACCTATAAGTGGCCCTGGTGCGCCCCTACCCGGCGATCGCCCGGCGATCGATGCTCATTCCGGCGCTGTGCAGCCGTTAACGCCTGCACAGCGCACCACGCTGGAAAGGTTGATAGTAAAAATCATGTCGCTCAGCTCGCTGAAATCTGCCGAACTGTGGGCTGGTCTGCGCCATGAGGTCGGAGTAAAAAATGATGCCGGACTTCAGGCTCGTCACTTTCCTCAGGCAGAGCAGTTTCTTAACCTGCGCCTGACGCAGGTGCAGGACAGTCACGCCACGCGCCAGCTGCAGCAGCAGCTCAGCGACCTGCTGCCTACCGGTAATAATCGCCAGGCCGTCAGTGATTTCATCCGTCAACAATTCGGTCATACGGTGCTGAGTTCGCTTAACCCGGATCAGCTACGTCAGGTGCTGACCATGTTGCAAAATGGCCAGATGGCCATTCCACAGCCGCAGCAGGGACACGCAACCGATCGCACCCTGCTGCCGGCGGAGCATCACGCCCTTAACCAGCAAATATCACGTCTGGCGGCGGCCACCGGAGAACAGCCGGTCAAACTGTGGGCCTCACTGCTGAAGGTGGTGAATCTGCACAGCGGCGATCCGATCCCGGCGCGCTTATTCCCGCTGCTGAACCAGTATCTGCAGGCCAGCCAGACGATGACGCAGCACGCTTCGACAACGCTGTCACAGCTGACCGCCACGCTGAAGCAGCCGCTGGATAGCGCCGAACAGCGGCTGTTAGAGGATCACAGCCAGCAGCGTTTTAACGCCGCACCGCAGACGCCGCTAAGCGCGGCGCAGGTACAGGATCTGTTAAACCTGTTGTTCAGCAAGCGCGCCGAGCGCCTGCTGGAGCAGCCCGTTGCCGACAGCGGACTCAACCCGAAACCCATTGTTATGCCGGCCTGGGGTGCGCTGCCTGCCGCAGTGCAGCCGCTGGCTAAACGCCCGGTGTTAGCCGCCTTTGTTACGCTGGTCCTGCTTGGCCTGGTGCTGTGGATGCTGCTGTAA
- the pdxR gene encoding MocR-like pyridoxine biosynthesis transcription factor PdxR, whose protein sequence is MALTTVPFLALFNSQPAATLRDRVCAMLRQAIANGILPAETRLPSSRLLACDLSLSRVTIEAAYSQLESEGYLSRYSGKGTFVALFPERAVRRSLPTPVPVLSARGQNIIAAGGCDDPPFPRAFAAGSPDLRAFPQRLWRRLTQQRLSAGGESLMGYGDPLGLPSLRQAVAHYLGQSRGVRCTADQVVIVTSSQQALQMIALLLCDRGDRVWLEDPGYRGAYHAFHSNGADVCTLATDEQGAIIGDDAPPRLVYLTPSHQYPTGSTLSGQRRLAWLDFARRSECWLIEDDYDSEFHYDGRPLPALQGLEERARVLYVGTFSKVLFPSLRLAYLVVPDALIEPLRRLRSLMDGHSAQLMQAVTADFIQHGHFAAHLRLMRQLYASRRNLLIDELNNKLAHRLSLFPHQGGLQLTVALRAGGERRLTQQALQHELLLPRLSPLYRQQPAQEGWMLGFSALQPAELIAAVNKLARLSY, encoded by the coding sequence ATGGCGCTCACTACCGTTCCCTTTCTGGCCTTATTCAACAGCCAACCCGCCGCCACGCTGCGTGACCGGGTCTGCGCTATGCTGCGTCAGGCCATTGCCAACGGTATCCTGCCGGCGGAAACGCGCCTGCCCTCATCGCGCCTGCTGGCCTGCGATCTCTCCCTGTCACGCGTTACCATTGAGGCGGCCTATAGTCAGCTTGAAAGCGAAGGATATTTGTCGCGCTATAGCGGTAAGGGAACATTTGTCGCCCTTTTTCCCGAGCGTGCGGTACGCCGCAGCCTGCCCACACCAGTACCGGTGTTATCAGCGCGCGGACAGAATATTATCGCGGCAGGTGGCTGTGACGACCCGCCGTTTCCCCGGGCGTTCGCCGCCGGTTCCCCCGACCTGCGCGCTTTCCCACAACGGCTGTGGCGGCGTCTGACGCAACAGCGTTTAAGCGCGGGCGGTGAGTCTCTGATGGGCTACGGCGATCCGTTGGGACTGCCGTCGCTGCGCCAGGCGGTGGCGCACTATCTCGGCCAGTCACGCGGGGTACGCTGTACCGCAGACCAGGTGGTGATCGTCACCAGTTCGCAGCAGGCGTTGCAGATGATTGCCCTGCTGCTCTGCGATCGGGGTGACAGGGTTTGGCTGGAAGATCCGGGCTATCGGGGGGCTTATCACGCCTTTCACAGCAATGGTGCTGACGTCTGCACCCTTGCCACCGACGAACAGGGGGCAATCATTGGCGACGATGCCCCGCCGCGCCTGGTTTATCTTACTCCTTCTCATCAGTACCCCACCGGCAGCACGCTCAGTGGCCAACGGCGGCTGGCATGGCTGGACTTCGCCCGTCGCTCAGAATGCTGGCTTATCGAGGATGATTACGATAGCGAATTCCACTATGACGGGCGGCCTCTGCCCGCTTTGCAGGGGCTGGAGGAGCGGGCCCGCGTACTGTACGTCGGAACGTTTTCCAAAGTCCTGTTCCCGTCTCTGCGGCTGGCTTATCTGGTAGTGCCTGATGCGCTGATCGAACCGTTACGCCGCCTGCGCAGCCTGATGGATGGCCACAGCGCCCAGCTGATGCAGGCCGTGACCGCCGACTTTATCCAGCATGGTCACTTTGCTGCCCATCTTCGTCTGATGCGCCAGCTGTATGCCAGCCGCCGCAACCTTTTGATTGACGAACTCAATAACAAACTGGCGCATCGTCTGAGTCTGTTTCCGCATCAGGGGGGATTACAGCTGACGGTAGCTCTGCGCGCGGGCGGCGAACGGAGACTGACTCAGCAGGCGTTGCAGCATGAACTGCTGCTGCCCCGCCTGTCGCCACTCTACCGGCAGCAGCCCGCGCAAGAAGGCTGGATGCTCGGTTTCTCGGCGCTGCAACCCGCGGAGCTGATCGCTGCGGTCAATAAGCTCGCCCGGTTAAGCTATTAG
- a CDS encoding aspartate-semialdehyde dehydrogenase, translating to MSDGWNIAILGATGAVGGALLELLAERQFPVGELYALASERSAGEVLRYQGKSLRVSNVAEFDWSQVQLAFFVAGRDASARYAEEAANAGCLVIDSSDLFALEPDVPLVVPDVNPQVLADYRNRNIVSVAAALTSQLLCAIKPLVEQAGLGRLQVTNLLAASSHGKAAVDSLAGESARLLNGLPVDEGYFGRQLAFNLLPLLADGEGSVAQERQLVEQVRKVLQDEGLPIAVSSVQAPVFYGNGQIVHIENLRPLSAEEARDALAQAEDINLTEEDDFPTQVGDASGSDHLSIGCVRNDYGIPELLQFWSVADNVRFGGALMAVKTAEKLVQEYFY from the coding sequence ATGTCTGACGGCTGGAATATCGCTATCCTGGGAGCGACAGGCGCAGTAGGGGGCGCTTTACTGGAACTGCTGGCGGAACGCCAGTTCCCGGTTGGCGAGCTGTATGCGCTGGCAAGCGAACGCAGCGCGGGTGAAGTTCTGCGCTATCAGGGTAAATCACTGCGCGTGAGCAATGTGGCGGAATTTGACTGGTCACAGGTCCAGCTGGCGTTCTTCGTCGCCGGGCGTGATGCCTCCGCGCGCTACGCCGAGGAAGCGGCCAATGCCGGTTGTCTGGTTATCGACAGCAGCGATCTTTTCGCTCTGGAGCCGGACGTGCCGCTGGTGGTGCCAGACGTTAATCCGCAGGTGCTGGCGGACTATCGCAATCGCAATATCGTCAGCGTGGCCGCGGCGCTCACCAGTCAGCTGCTGTGCGCCATTAAACCGCTGGTCGAGCAGGCCGGGCTGGGGCGTCTCCAGGTGACCAATCTGCTGGCCGCCTCATCGCACGGTAAAGCGGCGGTAGATTCACTGGCCGGAGAAAGTGCGCGCTTATTAAACGGCCTGCCGGTGGACGAGGGCTATTTCGGCCGGCAGCTGGCGTTTAACCTGCTGCCGCTGCTGGCGGACGGCGAGGGCAGCGTAGCGCAAGAGCGCCAGCTGGTTGAGCAGGTGCGTAAGGTGTTGCAGGATGAAGGTTTGCCGATTGCGGTCAGCAGCGTGCAGGCTCCGGTGTTTTACGGCAACGGGCAGATTGTACATATTGAAAACCTGCGCCCGCTTTCAGCGGAAGAAGCGCGTGACGCACTTGCCCAGGCGGAAGATATCAATCTGACGGAAGAAGATGACTTCCCGACCCAGGTGGGTGATGCCTCTGGCAGCGACCATTTAAGCATCGGCTGCGTACGTAATGACTACGGCATCCCTGAACTGCTGCAGTTCTGGTCAGTGGCGGATAACGTGCGCTTCGGCGGGGCGTTGATGGCGGTGAAAACCGCCGAGAAGCTGGTGCAGGAGTATTTTTACTGA
- the pdxB gene encoding 4-phosphoerythronate dehydrogenase PdxB produces MSWNPIVKILVDENMPYARELFGRTGDVVAVPGRPIPHEQLDDADGLMVRSVTQVDAGLLHGKPVKFVGTATAGTDHIDESFLQQQGIAFSAAPGCNAIAVVEYVFSALLLLAERDGFQLADRTVGIVGVGNVGGRLQARLEALGIRTLLCDPPRAERGDEGTFLPLSQLVAEADVLTFHTPLFKDGPYQTRHIVDEALLQNLKPGSILINACRGPVVDNTALLKVLEQRDDLSVVLDVWEPEPELSLPLLAKVDIATAHIAGYTLEGKARGTTQVFEAWTQFIGRPQQVALETLLPAPEFGRITLSGELDQATLKRLVHLVYDVRSDDAPLRRGAAIAGEFDRLRKNYQERREWSSLRVECDNAATAALLNRLGFHAVHMVR; encoded by the coding sequence ATGAGCTGGAATCCTATTGTGAAAATCCTCGTTGATGAAAATATGCCTTATGCCCGTGAGCTGTTCGGCCGCACTGGCGACGTGGTGGCCGTGCCCGGTCGCCCCATCCCGCATGAACAGCTGGATGATGCCGATGGCCTGATGGTGCGTTCGGTGACTCAGGTAGACGCCGGGCTGTTGCACGGTAAACCGGTGAAGTTTGTCGGTACGGCGACCGCAGGAACCGACCATATTGACGAGTCATTCCTGCAACAGCAGGGGATTGCTTTCTCTGCGGCGCCGGGCTGCAATGCCATCGCGGTGGTGGAATATGTTTTTTCAGCCCTGCTGCTGCTGGCCGAGCGTGACGGATTTCAGCTAGCCGATCGTACCGTGGGTATTGTCGGCGTGGGTAACGTCGGCGGTCGTCTACAGGCCCGGCTGGAGGCTTTAGGCATCCGCACCTTGCTATGCGATCCTCCGCGTGCTGAACGCGGGGATGAGGGGACATTTTTACCGTTGTCGCAGCTGGTGGCAGAAGCGGACGTACTCACCTTTCATACTCCGCTATTCAAGGATGGGCCATATCAGACCCGGCATATTGTTGATGAAGCGCTGCTGCAAAACCTCAAGCCGGGAAGCATTCTGATTAACGCCTGCCGCGGCCCGGTAGTGGATAATACCGCGCTGCTGAAGGTGCTGGAGCAGCGTGACGATCTCAGCGTGGTGCTGGACGTCTGGGAGCCAGAACCGGAACTCTCGCTGCCGCTATTGGCGAAGGTGGATATCGCCACCGCGCATATTGCCGGCTATACCCTCGAAGGCAAAGCGCGCGGGACTACCCAGGTTTTTGAAGCCTGGACGCAATTTATCGGACGGCCTCAGCAGGTCGCGCTGGAAACGCTACTCCCCGCGCCGGAGTTTGGCCGTATTACCCTGAGTGGCGAACTTGATCAGGCAACGCTGAAACGTCTGGTGCATCTGGTGTATGATGTGCGCAGCGACGATGCGCCGCTGCGGCGCGGCGCGGCCATCGCCGGTGAATTTGACCGTTTGCGCAAGAATTATCAGGAGCGCCGGGAGTGGTCCTCTTTGCGGGTTGAATGCGACAATGCGGCAACGGCCGCGCTGCTGAACCGGCTGGGTTTTCACGCCGTTCATATGGTGCGCTGA
- a CDS encoding rhodanese-like domain-containing protein codes for MSHFSAVLQFPPPSPRQSEAWLAEKLAYYADAWDVAQDLANGVAEIVVIDTRSPQHYHAGHICAAISFPHRTMNADSLAALDRDKVYVTYCDGIGCNGSTRGAWKLAAAGFKVKELIGGLDFWRRDRHPVTTGDEPGSWPETTTGPDCGC; via the coding sequence ATGAGTCACTTTTCGGCGGTTTTACAATTTCCCCCTCCTTCTCCACGGCAGAGTGAGGCATGGCTGGCGGAAAAGCTGGCTTACTATGCCGACGCCTGGGATGTGGCGCAGGACCTGGCAAACGGCGTGGCGGAGATTGTGGTGATTGATACGCGCTCACCGCAGCATTATCACGCCGGGCATATCTGCGCTGCTATCAGTTTCCCTCACCGCACCATGAATGCCGACAGCCTGGCGGCGCTGGATCGTGACAAAGTGTATGTCACCTACTGTGACGGTATCGGCTGCAACGGCTCAACCCGGGGAGCGTGGAAGCTGGCGGCGGCAGGATTTAAGGTGAAGGAACTGATCGGCGGGCTGGATTTCTGGCGGCGCGATCGGCATCCGGTAACGACAGGGGATGAGCCGGGCAGCTGGCCAGAGACGACCACAGGGCCCGACTGCGGCTGCTAA